GGTGTCCATGAGTTGAAATTaatcattgtttttaaatagcacaGAAGTATCTGCAGAGGTCTGAGTGTCACAGTCACTTCCTTCCATTATCTCATACAGAATCCTGTTCATTTATCAAGTGGGTAAAACTTCTGATTCCCTCAATGCAAAAGGGATTTATAAGAGGAAAGTTACCCTTCTCAAGTTAGTCTACACTCACTGacatgttttcttgttgtttttatttactttaaggTTACTGTGCAAACTGTTGATTTAATGTAAATTTGTTCTGTCAGgtcacttatttatttatttattatgtggATAGGTTAAATTTAAACCAGTAGATTTCATGTGAGAGATCATCTGTCAGCACCTGTCCAGCTTCCTGCAAGATTGGGTATCATTTGTCCTATCACAggcagaataaaagcagaaaaccaaTATAAAACCTCACGCTGTTTTACTTTACTAACTCAGCAGGATAAGGGGAAAGACAGAGGAGGAAATCAGGTTGTGCTGAAATGGATTGTACCACTTCACAAAATTTCTTAGGAttgcaatatatttttcatatgtaCAGActaaaatgcaaatagaaacATACTAACTACAGCAATTGTCAAATAGGAAAAGAAGTAGAACTGGAGCAAAGCCCAAGacattgaaaggaaaagaaaattgtgtGGGGAGGGGTTatatgaggaagaaagaatgtgTTGCTTGGATTTATAACATTTCTACCAACAAACCACAAGCTATGCATTCAGTTCCTAGCTGAAGCAAGTTCTGTATATGCTCCACCTGCACAGAcaatagttttatttctttatacaCAAGTGCTAACATCAGCTCACTGGACTGATCCTGACAACACAGCTGGCACTCCTCTCTCCACACTGCCTCCCCTTTTGTCTCCAAATCTGAGCTACCAAGAGGTGGCAGAACCATCAGCCCCCAAGTATCTGTGTTAGCTGCCTAGCAGGCCAAAGGCccacttcattttaaaattacttcaaatgTACATACTAGAGCAGAATGACTGAATCAAAGGCATTTGGATTCATCAAGAAATTTAGGGGTAGAGAATCTTCCCTGTCTGCTGAAAATCTGTATGCTTAGCATTAACACCATGGCATTACAATGGGTACTTGTTCACCAGCCAGGTGGAGTAAGGAGAATACTGCCCCAGGACAAGCATTTTGGATCCACTTTATAATTTAATTGAGTTTGCTGAAGTGCCTATTGTTGCATGACAGAAGAACGTATGTTACTCCTCCCCTGTGGACTTCTTCAAATCATTACCTGCATATTTAAAGGTAAAAAAACACTCATGTGTGCCAGGTGTTGAATCAAAATGGTGTGAAGCCAAGCGGGACCCTTCAGACAAGGCTCACTTCATCTTTCTTATTTCCCATTTAGCATATTCACCTCTGTGCCAGAGGGAGATGTAGAACAGATTATAGCAGTATTATCAACAAGTAACtatctaaaatgtattttctctccttatAGAGATAGACAAAATTTTGCTAACTAGTAATGCCTAAAATTGTatccttttcaacctaggccattctaagatcatctaacccccacctccctgctatgtgcagagtcaccaaccaccagaccaggataccaagagccacatccagcctgtccttgactgcctccagggatggggcatccacaacctccttgggcaacctgttccagtgcatcaccaccctctgtgtgaaaaactttctcctaatatctgacctaaacctcccctgtctcagtttaagaccattcccccttgtcctatcaccatccaccctcataaacagccattctcccCCCTTTTtgtatgctcccttcaagtactggaaggacacaatgaggtcttcccagagctttcacttctctaagctaaacaagcccgACTCCCTCatcctttcctcacaggagaggtgctccagccctgtcatcatctttgtggccctcctctggacccactccaagagctccacgtccctcctgtactgggggtcccaggcctggacacagtactgcagagggggcctcacaagagctgagtagagggggacaatcacctccctctccctgctggccaccccttttttaatgcagcccagcacacagttggccttctgggctgcaggcgcacactgctggctcatgtccagcttattgtctaccaggacccccaagtccttctctgcagggttGTTCTCAAGATCTTTCTTCAGTTTGAATAAATACTGGGATCACCCAGCCCAAGTTTAGCACCCtacacttggccttgttgaatctcgTTAGTTTCACATGggcccatttctccagcctgcccaggtccctcttgaagtgaaactgaaaactacagcttcagaaaacagcaatgcCATTACATTCTCTGGGTGAGCTGATGCAGAATGCACAATGTTCTGCATTTCAGGGTGAAGACTGAACTACCCCTCCCTGAATAGGAGATGTTCTGGGCTGAAAATACCTCCATACTCAAGATAAGGCTGAGAGTAACATCCTGTAGCTCGTCTATGCTCTGCAATATATTCAGAGTATCCCTGAGATCACAAGACGACTCTCCTCCATATGCTGTCCCCTACacaataaaaattatttaaacattATTCCACTGCGCATTGCAGGAGACTCAAATTTTGGAGGATCAGCTGCCTCACCAGTGCACGTCACTAGGATCTTACACAGCTGTCAGTCTTCCCCTGGGTCCAAAACaatcccccccatccctcacTGAACATTAGTCTCCTTGAACCAGTTCAAAAGTGTGTGCAAGTGCAACAGGAggcatcacacacacacacacttgccAGACAGCCATGTATGGAGAAAGGAAAGTCcttattcatgtttttcttgtatctATTGCAGGTCATGACCAgtaactgaaacagaaacatgcattttcagCCTGACTGCTTCCTGGAGAAGTACCAGGGTAAAGGTTGGCATCCTCATGCAAGTGAGTGCAGTGATCCATAAAAAGCTGGGTGAACAATAACACCAGAACAATcatcacaaatatttcttccagttcCTCTGCATTCAGCCTGCAACTGTCTCTGCTTGTGCTTCTGGCTTTCAGAAGTAACACTATCCACAATTCCTCAGCTGAGGACTTAGGGCAATAGTCCCAAAAATACCACACCTGTGAAATGCGCTGTTGACAGCGGTCCTCTACATGCAACTCAGAAAGCACTGTTTTACTGTATTCCTCATTGTCTCATCACACCTTTGAGAAGTGCAATAGTTTTTGCCAACACAGAGTCACAACTCAGACTGTCAGCAGATCCACCTCCCCCTCCCTTAAAAACCAATGAATAGGTAGGTAGGTTGATCCTGCATGTGCAGTCGTTCTGTGGTGGACTGTCTGAGAAACACTGCTTGGAAAAGATGGTCCACAACCTTCAGTTAGGGTTCCAAATGTTAGTTAGGATGTGACTACACATCCCTAATGATCTGAGCCCGTCAACAGCATCCTTTGGTGTGCAACTACAGTAGAAACTATAAGAGcagtaaaatgtatttgtttgtaaCCTTTACTTCAAAGTTGCTGAACCAAAAGCCAGTGTTTTAAAGGCAACACCACacaaaaagttgttttctaCTCTGCCAATGCTTTAGAAATTAACACTTGAGAACACTTGTTTAAACCAAACCAGAACCAAGGATGAATTACAGCCTCAATTTAGAACTGATGCAGACACACCAGAAGTGGCTGTTAGTTGACATCAAAATTAAGTAGCCACTATAAGGAATACTGGGCCCCCATTTGGTCTCtaaaccaaaaaacccacacagacaCCCATACTACATAAGCTAACAGCATAATGTAAGAATCACTGTGTAAGTGCAGGCCAGTCAGGCTCAGCCATGTTGGCCAACAAAGTAATATGGAGCTCtgaacagcatttcttctgaaatgagcTCCACACATGGAACAGTAAAGATATTCTACTCAAGGCTTTTGCTTCAAATCCCAGGTAGAAACGCTCTCAATGTGAGCTAAACACAATCAACCACCACACAGCATAAAAACATAATGCAAATCTTTCTTTgtcttaaaatacattcaatCCTAACAATGTGGTTTTGTATCAAGATGGAAGACTTGATTGTATCCCAGGAAAGCCAGATTTAAACAAGCTATGGCCAAACGAGATGCACTGATTTCTGAAACTTTCAACTCCACTTTCAACAGGTTAGGCccagaaaacaagaactttCAAGCAGTTATGCAGACGGTTTCTGAATCACCATGACAGCATCCTCACAGCTCCTTCAGAATTTATGCTTTTCAGCAACAATCCATGCCCGTCATAATAAtctcacacagctcagctgagtAGACAGCACAGACTGCAGGGAAAGTTCTCAGTTCAAGGCAGAGGCTTTCAACTGATATACCTATGGCATCCCAAATGAAGAAAGGATTCTCTTGCACAGGCTCTTTTGTGTGCTTAGTTTACAGATATAATCCCTAAATATCAACTAGCTCCAAACagctctcagaaaaaaagagaccaGAGAATTATGTCCATTTTCAATTCctgttccttttccctcccatcccatcagCTCCTTAGTGAAAATGTAGCAGTCAAGATGTTCTATAAAACACATGCTCCACACAATGCACTTTAATCTGGCTTCAATCTACTGTAAgaggaaggggatggggggaggaaataaaaaggctttCTCACACAAGCAGTTTTCACACATTTAATGTAATGGCACCCTAATCAAGTTTACAGTACTTTTTTCTCCACTAGATACTGTGTTTCAaaagtaatgggaaaaaaaaagtgaacaaaacaCTAGTTGTCTGTAAAGAACTCAACTATTCAGTTACATATGTATAAATGCTTCCTTAAGGATTGTGATTTGTACTTTTCACTCTTACGTTCAAAGAACAGCTTTAGCAGGGTCTTTTCACAAGATATCAAAGATGACAAGACTCAATCACTTCAAACTTCTGAAGGTTAAACGAGGACTTCCGTTAACAAGCCTCCCATGAAGCAAACACTATAAATAGGAAAAGAATGTGCAAGAGCTCCAAGTAAGTGAGATGCACAACGTGTTTCGCAAGCTTGCGTTCTGATAGCAACAAACTGAAGACTGCTGCCTGAGGAAAGCCTGCCTGAATCTCTTTTGAGTTTGAGTCTACCTAAAACATATCCACTGCAGAAAGCTGTTCCGATAGATAAACGCTGGGAGCTTCTGTCCTAACTGAAAAGTTCCCCTTTGGATGTTACCTTTGAtgaacaaagcaagcaaaatggTCACTTTTAGAAGCTCTAGGAATTACAGGATGTATTTACTGGTTTGCCTATGACACACATAATTAAGAAATTGTGCGCCTTTTATTTGTCTGAcaaaaagtaacaaacaaaaaagcaggtATCTATGAAAAAGTAATTCAGATCTGTAAGTTAGTAATTTGTTCACTTGGATGTCCATACAGTATGAACCAGATAAACTGACTCATGCGTAAAACTGATGGAGTCTGTTAAAATAGCTGCAGAAATCTACATGAATTACAATTTTCAGTTCAATCATattaattacacagaaaaaactaaaacatctatttgcacagaaaaaaaagagtggaaatAACAGACATTCACACACACCCCAGCATTTTTCCTACTATAATATTGCACATTCCAACAACGTTGCACAAATTACTGGCTTTTTTATAAAGACCATGTATGAGGTATTAGTccattaataaataaagaaaaatatggaaaagcaCTTAATATAATGCAATAATCCATTCCAAGTATTTAGTGAACGAAAACAGAACAAGTGATAATACACACCCTTGCGGGAAAGGTTAACGTTACTCAGCAAACAGTCAGCTTTCAGTATCAGATCAAGAAGCAAAGAGTTAAACCTTTCTGATAAGGATCTTAAGAATTCCAAGCCTATTTATAACACTGCTGTTCAAAAAAGCTTATTTTGCTCATGCAATCCATTTGAAAGGTAAATTCCCCTCATAATTTTAaacagtgtgtgtgtgataaCCTTACTGAAGAACTTTTGGGTTGACTTCAGTTTATATATACtaagagtttttgttttgttttagaagagTTTGCACTGGTTACAGATGCCCACAGTGCTGAAATTGTTACCCATTAGCCCTGTTTGTTATCAGACACCAGCACTACAAAGTATTAGGTGAATATGGGAATTGTAACCTCCAGTTTTGCTATTCCTTTATGCAAAGAGTTTACCTTTCAAATTGCAAGGCTGAAAAATCTCTGCTGACAGACAGGTAATAAATATGTCCAAACACAATCTATTTCTTATTTAGACTGCTCCAGAAACACTAGGAATCTGAAGGTAAGCTTATTTGTTTAAGTTTGCCAAAGCACAAAGGAGAACTTAAGTTCAACAAATGGAACTATGGCAACTACAGTGCACACAAGATAATATGACAAGCATAAAGCAAGACTGTATTCAATACGCTCTTCTGAATCTTGTTAAGAGATATTTGTGGAGGGGTGGAGTAAGAAACACACTATGTGCATACACAAACTTGCATACATCAATAGCCCTTAAGCAAGTGAAGGGTTATTCACAACCTCAAGCTACATCACTCTCCTAGTTGATGAACGATCTtaacatatttccttttttgtttgttttcaagttggAACATACATGCTTTGTTTCTAACAGATTTGCAATGCTGGACAATATAACGAAGACACAGAGttatttctgctgctatttTGTGCAAATTTTTGAACTTGTGAACTAAGTCCATATTCAGTAAAAACTACTAGTGAAAATCTGGAAagacataataaaaaaaagcagcacttcagaaTAAACTATCACCACTGCTGGAAATCCATGCACCAGTAACTCAAACATTCCTGAATTGGCATACAAGAATTATATtatatttctaaaattaaaaaatatatatcatatGATGAATTGACTGAGTGCTTACTaaattgaaatacaaaatttcttctgttgcaagattatttctctcctcttttaagTAGTTACTGAAGCATGTAACTCTTAATTGCATGTTGTTTCTATTCTGATAATTAGTTCCATCTATAATTTCTTTATAGCAGTTAAGTGTTTTTAAGAACACACAGTTCAAAGATTTCTTTCCATATTAGCACATAACCAAGGAGAATTATGGAGGTGttgaaaaggagatgaaaagaaCGGAAACATTATTGCCCAGAACAGTCTGTGTATGTAGTAACCATGTTTCCTCGTCTCTGAGTGACAGTCCTGCAGTGCTTGCTGGATCCATGGAACCTGTTATCAGTTCGCACTGCATGTCTGTGTGCATTTTCAAAGtcactaaaagaaaacatcttttccatattttcaaatacatcatCAAACAGTCCACCTCCAAAGGAGAACTCCTGGAAAGAACGTCTTTGCCGATTGTGAGCTTCCCGATGACTTCGGAAGTgattttcaaagtgctttttcGACCGTGAGTACTGACTGAAGAGGTCGTAGTCTTTGAACAGATCGTCAAAGTTGAAGTTAAATGATGACTGATGAAATGGGCTTCCATTATTTCCTTGTCCTCCATGACGGCCAAACTGATCATATTCTCTTCGTTTATTCTCATCCGATAATGTTTCATATGCTATTtccaatttaaaagaaaataaagtttgaaaATGTTAATTGCATGCACATAAAGACTAgaaccaaacaaacacagcagccttcCCCCACTCCTGCAATGAGATATACTCTAAGCTAGACTTTAATTGAACGCTGAAGTCCAATCAAGATTAATATTTAACTTCCTACAATCCAAAATCAGCTGTTTCAAATTAATTACAGCTATTTACTTACAATAATAATAGTTATACTCTGAAGGCAGATCACAGCCTCAGAATGTTTAATCCACATAACACTGTTCAGCCAGCAATAAAGATTACTGCATATATTcgaaagaaaacatcagcaagATGTGGAAATGCATGACTGGAGGTAAGAGGATGTGTTAGTAGCTCTCCCTAAACAAGTAAAATGCCTGCTGCATTCTTATCACAGAAACAATGCTGTGTTTGTAAAGCTATGTGCAGGCAGACAGTAAACTGTGGCTATGCTGGAGTTAGAATTAAGTGATAAGCTAAACACtaagggcagaaaaaaaacaacaacaacaaaggaaatgaattagCTATTTGTCCAAACTCCCAATATTTCAGAAGTTCAACAATAAACCTAAATTATTTGATTGGGTATAACCAAAAAGGAATTAGGTTTCTACCTGTTCCTTGGTCCAAAACTACAGCTGCAGTTTTTCAAGGCAGAAACTGACATATAAAATACTGCTTGTAATTAGAATACGTATTTGGAATACTACCATTTTCTTACCTGTCAGTGGCTTCCCAATTTTCCTATGTAGCTCAACACATACTTAGAACTCCCACTTCCTCCTTTAGTGTGGCTAATAGTTACAGTTTCTAAAAAGACCACCCCTTCTTTTGACTGCGTAATAATGactacattattatttttctttcaaagtaacTGTTCAGTAGATAAGAAGATAAAGCTCCGAGTTTAGAGAAATACACGAGGTGGATGAATGTGACAAAAGCCTATGGGGATCATAAGTAAGATCACCTTATTCTTCAGCAAACCTTGTCATCTTCTTGGTTATTCACTTCCACCATATGtggaaaatattctcttttcagtagtgcgtggggacaggactaggggtaatgggataaaactacagcataggaagttccgcacgaatgtgcggaagaacttctttacggtgagggtgacggagcactggaacaggctgcccagggaggtggtggagtctccttctctggagatattcaagacctgcctggatgcctacctgtgtgacgtggtgtagggagcctgctttggcaggggggttggactcgatctctagaggtctcttccaacccctacaattctgtgattctgtgatatgtgaTATTTGAATCACATAACACTCATgaaaggttcaggttggaagtGACGTTTAGTTTACTGCTCTGCTCAATTAAGTCAGTAATGAGATCAGCCTGGTGCCTCAGAGCTTTATTCTCATTCCTGAACATGTGCAACTgtctaggcaacctgttccaattGTTGTCCATCCCCTAGTAAAGTTTTGCCTTATAGCCACAATGAAACTCTTGGGCCTGACATCTCTTGTATTCCCACCATGAGCAACCAAAGAGCCTTTCTGAAGgattctttgtttgtttcttcttaaaacCAATGCCCCTATAGGTACTGAAGGGTTTCCATTAGGTCTCCCAGAAGCCCCAGTAATCCTGAGCCAGGTCTTATCAGGCAGATCAAAGCTACAGTAACTGAAGTAAATTCCTAGGGCTAAAGTTGTCCTACTCCCATGTATTTCTGTGAGAAGAGACTTTAGACTAAAAGTGCAATAGGTAGAAATGCTGCATAAGAGGTCTGCCTACATGCAAAAACAGGAACAAGTCAGATACTGACACGACGTGTCACCACAAAAGTAGAAgtaaaaatacacacatttttccTATCTTATACAGTAAAAACAGCACATTAAGTTAATGTATTTGTTCACAGATATAATTATAGACTAGAATAACagaatggcttatgttggaagggacctccaggatcacccagttccaaccttctgccatgagcagggctgctaCCCACCAGataaggctgcccagggccccatccaaccaggtctggaacatctccagggatggagcatccacagctcttctgggcaacctcttccagtgcctcatcaccctctcagtaaaaaacaagacaacaaacaaacaaaaaaaaatgccataCCATTTAACTTagatctcccctctttcagtttaaaatcactCTCCCTCTGACCTATCACTATCTGCCAAGTCAATATACAAGCCATGTGTCCAATTATTTTAAGATTAAACTTAGTATACGTTACCTTCAGCAATTTCTCTAAATTTTGCTTCTGCACCAGGACTCTTATTTTTATCCGGGTGGTATTTCATCGCCAGTTTGTGAAACGCCTTCTTGATCTGGCGGTCAGACGCATTTTTTGGAACTCCTAAGATATCGTAGTAGCTCTCTGTAGCCAGTATTAGCTCAGTTATCATCAAAATGCAGAGAGCAAACGTGAAGACAGAATGCGTAGTTGCCATTTCTGTGGTttctagaaagagaaaataaacatacttGAACATGTTATTTCATGTTCCACAGCAACTTAAAGAGAAGTTTATGCTGAAATAGTAAGACATGTATTTACAGCAAATTTACAGTGCCCttagtgcgtggggacaggactaggggtaatgggataaaactacagcataggaagttccgcacgaatgtgcggaagaacttctttacggtgagggtgacggagcactggaacaggctgcccagggaggtggtggagtctccttctctggagatattcaagacctgcctggacgccgACCTGTAagacgtggtgtagggagcctgctttggcaggggggttggactcgatgatctcgggaggtcccttccaacccctacaattctgtgattcactgctACAGTTTATGCTGCCATACCTGGACTAACTGTAAACTAAATCCTGAGTTTTAGGATCATAAACACAGCGGCTTTAAATTAGAGTGcaattttcaaaatatactGACTATACTGGCAGACTGATTCACTGATGAGGTTGAGCAACAATAAGAACCTGAAAACACAACAGGACTAAAAGTCAACTTTGAGATACAGGAAAATGAGACTGTTAGACACTCATGCTCAGCTTCAGGTCATTTAACTGGCCTAAGCTGAACATGATAAAAGCAGAACACTCATCTAGAGTACAGAGTTCAGACACGTAGGAAACTTCCTCTACTACTTACAGGAGAACTTACTTTGCTCCCATATTAGACTgtgcttgaaataaaaacaactacCAAACCTCTGATATAAAGGAATCTATCTGATAAATATCACTGCACATAATAGGTTTACATACCCGATTCTCAATGCATTAACTGAACTCAAAAAAAAGGAGTTCTCTACACAAGGCAAAATATGGTGCTGTTTCCTGTTTAATAAGCTAATCTTACAGTcagagcacagaatcacagtattatcaaggttggaaaagacctcgaagatcatccagtccaaccatcaccaatacttcccagttaaatcatatcccccaacacaacatccaaacgttttTTGGACACCTCCATGGTCGGTGAcgccaccacctccctgggcagtgcattccaatgcctgattACTCTTTCTGAGAcgtaatacttcctaatgtccagcctgaatctcccctgccacagcttggaaccattgcctctagttctatcactgtctacatgagagaagaagccgacccccagctcactacaacctcccttcaggaagttatagagagcaataaggtctcccctgagcctcctcttcttcaggctgaacaatcccagctccctcagcctctcctcataaggcttgtgctccagacccctcaccagctttgtagccctcctctgaacgcGTTCCAGGGCCTGAATGTCATGAAAGTAGCATACTTTAGCTGGTACACAAACCGAACAGTTGTTCTTCAAAGTTTCTTAACAATGTGTATCAGCTAAATGAGACAACTGAGCCTTTAAACAGGAAGACCAAAACCTCTAAACAAAATTCATATacaggcacaaaaaaaaaaaaaaaaaaaaaaaaaaaaaaaaaagtcaaaaaaacACATAACATTTCTAAGAGACAGGTCAAGAAGCTAAAATGAATGTGGCAAGGTCAGAGCAAAAAGCTCACACAGGATTAACGTACCCATGCCCTCTTAAGCATTTATTTGGCTAGCAGCCTGCGTGGTATCAAATGTTATGAAGAAGCAGTTGaaacaaactgtattttgaTCAGTATATGCAGACATCAAATGGACAGTTCTCTGCCATATTCTTCTTGCATGACACCAGACAGATTTTCAGTGCAAgatgctttctgtatttttccacacaTTCTTTCCCACCAGTTCACTCCTCTGAAACTTTCCCACCTGGACACCAAGACcgaaacacacacacacacttccttCTCCaccttctgtgctttccttctgctttgcacaTACAGATTTTTGTCTCCTTAACATGACAGAGACCAATTTTGTATGCACAACATAGGTatagggagctgggattgttcagcctggagaagaggaggctcaggggagaccttattgctctctataacttcctgaagggaggctgtagtgagctgggggttggccttttctctcgtgtaatcagtgacagaactagaggcAATAgttccaagctgcagcaggggagattcaggctggacattaggaagtattacgTCTTGaaaagggtagtcaggcattggaatgcactgcccagggaggtggtggagtcaccgaccatgggagtgttcaagaaacgtttggatgtggtgttgaggaatatgatttagctgggaagtattggtgattgttggactagatgatcttctaggtcttttccaaccttgataattctgtgattctgtggtatgAGGAAACAAAGACGTTCTGCTCTATTCTCCTGTGACTAATCTCCCAGTTTCTACTATTAAACACTAAATGGAGCTGAAGAATTGTTTACCTCCCTCATTAAGGACAAACCCATGTTACTCAGTCTGAAAACACCAAGTCATTCACTAGTTTTCTGCTGTTCACAAACCTCTCCATTAATATTAttctttataaaaattataCTTCCGCTTCTCTTTCACTACAGTTTTACTTTAGGATTTCGGCAATGTCATTTAATGCTCCATTGCTCCTAGTCTTACTTAAATTCCTaagggttttcttctttttccccattaattTGTAAAGTCAACCAAGAAGTGAgatatttctttgcatttaaaaagatgtatttaGATAATATATTTAGAATTAATCAAAGATATTGGATATTTTCTTCCCCAGAGAACAGCTGTTTGACACGCAGTCAGCATCTCAGTGGTGCTATTGCCAATTCAGACAAAACCGAAGGCCAGGTTTGACTTCCCACACCCACCAACCCCAACTATTTTCACAACTGCTTTCATAACAAAGCCTCTTTTAAATACTTACTCTGCTTCCCAAGCAAAGGGAAAAGTTTCACTTTCTAGGCTTTCTCTGGTGATTACTTATGAACTCTCAAATAAGCTCTGCATGCTGCTCGGTATCAAGCTTATTCAACAGAAGAGCCCGTCAAACCTACTGTTGGAGAATGCTGTTAGGAGCcacattttatttgtgttcGTCTAGCAACTAAGCAGGAGATTTTACAAGCACAGATTAAGCACTTAACACTATTAGATGAGTAACTACAGATCACGACTGCTATTAAGCTCGGTATAGAAATCACACTAGTGTCTACAAGAAGAACTACAGGGACGATAGTGCTCAGTTGGTTATCAGTTTACCAACAGTGAGGGTTTCATCCAGGTATGGCACGCTCTGCTTGTCAAACACAGGAACCAGAGCAGCCCCTTCCACCTCCCAATGCCAATAATACTTATCCCATCCCTCTTTTCAATTAATAAGTGAAGACCTCAGTTAAACGCTTACATTCGTAAAGTCTCACCCACTCACAAACCCCACTCATCACCACTCTTACGTGCAGTGCGATTTTGATCTTTGCAAGCTATTTGTTTACCGGCAA
The Coturnix japonica isolate 7356 chromosome 1, Coturnix japonica 2.1, whole genome shotgun sequence DNA segment above includes these coding regions:
- the DNAJB9 gene encoding dnaJ homolog subfamily B member 9 produces the protein MATTHSVFTFALCILMITELILATESYYDILGVPKNASDRQIKKAFHKLAMKYHPDKNKSPGAEAKFREIAEAYETLSDENKRREYDQFGRHGGQGNNGSPFHQSSFNFNFDDLFKDYDLFSQYSRSKKHFENHFRSHREAHNRQRRSFQEFSFGGGLFDDVFENMEKMFSFSDFENAHRHAVRTDNRFHGSSKHCRTVTQRRGNMVTTYTDCSGQ